One Desulfolucanica intricata genomic region harbors:
- the purE gene encoding 5-(carboxyamino)imidazole ribonucleotide mutase, which produces MSEPLVGIVMGSDSDLPVMKAAADILKEFDIPYEVIISSAHRVPEKTASYARSAEERGLAVIIAGAGAAAHLPGVIAALTPLPVIGVPIKSGALEGVDALYAIVQMPSGIPVATVAINGAKNAGILAAQIIGATNADVRAKITAYKEKLAAEVEVKAKRLAELGIDGYLMGKGAK; this is translated from the coding sequence ATGTCTGAACCCCTGGTTGGTATTGTTATGGGCAGTGATTCTGATTTGCCTGTAATGAAGGCTGCAGCTGATATTTTAAAGGAATTTGATATCCCTTACGAGGTAATAATTTCTTCCGCTCACAGAGTACCGGAAAAAACAGCTTCCTACGCACGTTCCGCAGAGGAGCGGGGACTGGCGGTAATCATTGCCGGAGCCGGTGCGGCTGCACATCTACCCGGGGTGATTGCAGCACTGACCCCACTGCCGGTAATTGGCGTACCCATAAAAAGCGGTGCCCTGGAGGGGGTTGATGCCCTATATGCCATTGTTCAAATGCCGTCGGGTATTCCCGTGGCTACAGTAGCTATTAACGGTGCAAAGAATGCCGGAATTCTGGCTGCTCAGATAATCGGGGCCACAAATGCTGATGTCAGAGCAAAAATAACAGCCTATAAAGAAAAGCTGGCCGCCGAGGTTGAGGTCAAAGCCAAACGCCTGGCTGAATTGGGGATAGACGGATATCTAATGGGAAAAGGTGCTAAGTAA
- the purM gene encoding phosphoribosylformylglycinamidine cyclo-ligase, translating to MDKNQEGLTYAGAGVDISAGNRAVELIKGSVKSTFRTGVLTGIGGFGGLFALDTKKYKQPVLVSGTDGVGTKLKIAMLLDKHDTIGIDAVAMCVNDILVQGAEPLFFLDYLAVGKLVPERVATIVSGVAEGCRQAGCALIGGETAEMPGFYAPDEYDIAGFVVGAVDRDKIIDGKQIEIGDRLIGLPSSGLHSNGYSLARKALLEVAGYTLEHYHPDLGRTVGEEMLEPTRIYARQVQSLIGQYNLKGLAHITGGGLTENIPRILPPGTGVVIERRQWPVPRVFNLIQEIGKITDPEMLRTFNMGIGLVLVVSKEEADGLMSLLNSMDEKAYHIGEVTAGDNTVRFV from the coding sequence ATGGATAAAAATCAGGAAGGTTTAACCTATGCCGGGGCCGGTGTTGATATCAGCGCCGGAAACCGGGCCGTGGAGTTAATTAAAGGATCTGTTAAGAGTACCTTTCGGACAGGTGTGCTTACCGGCATCGGAGGGTTCGGCGGGCTTTTTGCTTTGGATACAAAAAAATACAAGCAGCCGGTACTGGTTTCCGGTACGGATGGAGTGGGTACTAAACTTAAGATAGCCATGCTGCTTGATAAGCATGATACTATCGGTATAGATGCTGTGGCTATGTGTGTTAATGATATCCTGGTACAGGGAGCTGAACCCTTGTTTTTTTTGGATTACCTGGCAGTGGGGAAACTGGTTCCGGAAAGGGTGGCCACCATTGTTTCCGGTGTGGCCGAAGGGTGCCGTCAGGCCGGCTGTGCCTTAATCGGCGGGGAGACAGCTGAAATGCCGGGCTTTTATGCTCCGGATGAATATGATATCGCCGGTTTTGTGGTAGGCGCGGTGGACAGGGATAAAATTATAGACGGTAAACAAATCGAGATTGGGGACAGGCTGATTGGCCTGCCCTCTTCAGGGCTTCATAGTAACGGTTATTCCCTGGCTCGCAAGGCCCTTTTAGAGGTAGCGGGTTATACTCTGGAACATTACCACCCCGATTTAGGGCGTACGGTCGGAGAAGAAATGTTGGAGCCCACCCGTATCTATGCCCGTCAGGTACAGTCATTGATAGGTCAATATAACTTAAAAGGCCTGGCCCACATTACCGGTGGCGGTTTGACCGAAAATATCCCCCGGATCTTACCGCCGGGCACCGGAGTGGTAATTGAACGGCGGCAGTGGCCTGTGCCCCGGGTATTTAATTTGATTCAGGAAATTGGCAAAATAACCGATCCGGAAATGCTGCGTACCTTTAATATGGGTATCGGCCTGGTACTGGTGGTATCTAAAGAGGAAGCAGACGGGCTGATGTCTTTGTTAAACAGTATGGATGAAAAAGCTTATCATATCGGTGAGGTAACAGCCGGTGATAATACGGTTAGATTTGTTTAA
- a CDS encoding spore coat protein, with translation MILTDMDMLQDYEKDARLAAQAFSLAETEIIDPNLRKLIRTAASAAADSQEKFAQLIIKKGDRP, from the coding sequence ATGATATTAACTGATATGGATATGCTACAGGATTATGAAAAAGATGCCAGATTGGCGGCTCAGGCTTTTTCTCTTGCAGAAACGGAGATTATAGATCCCAATTTACGTAAACTAATTAGAACTGCGGCATCCGCTGCAGCAGATTCACAAGAAAAGTTTGCACAATTAATAATCAAGAAAGGAGACAGACCATAA
- the purH gene encoding bifunctional phosphoribosylaminoimidazolecarboxamide formyltransferase/IMP cyclohydrolase, translated as MTIKRALISVSNKEGVVEFARGLVELGAEVISTGGTAKTIREAGIPVTYVSDVTGFPEILDGRVKTLHPKIHGGILALRNDDHLEQLARQEIVPIDLVAVNLYPFRETIANPGVSFEEAVENIDIGGPAMVRAAAKNHKYVLVVVNPGSYTEVLDALKAGDITDNLRRKLAREAFAHTAAYDAAITAYFKKISGEEEIFAQNLNISADLVQTLRYGENPHQQAAFYRDPRVNGPCVGNAEQMHGKALSYNNILDTNAALELVREFSEPAAVIIKHNNPCGAACAGELADAYKKAFEGDPVSAFGGIAALNRPVDAAVAEEMSKTFLEVVAAPDFTPEALEILTKKEAIRLLKTGALDRQTNDRLEIRKVNGGFLLQESDRQVLNLEELKTVTRKQVSEEELAELTFAMTIVKHVKSNAIVVTKGRQLLGVGAGQMSRINSTRIALEQAGEKARGAVLASDAFFPFRDTLDEAAKAGISAVIQPGGSVRDEESIAAADEHGIAMVFTGMRHFKH; from the coding sequence ATGACGATTAAACGTGCTTTAATCAGTGTTTCTAATAAAGAGGGAGTTGTGGAGTTTGCCCGGGGTTTGGTGGAATTGGGAGCAGAAGTTATTTCCACCGGCGGTACGGCTAAAACTATTAGGGAGGCCGGTATCCCGGTTACCTATGTTTCCGATGTTACAGGTTTTCCGGAAATACTGGATGGCAGGGTAAAAACATTGCATCCCAAGATTCACGGCGGAATTTTGGCTTTACGCAATGATGATCACCTTGAGCAGTTGGCCCGGCAGGAGATCGTTCCCATTGATCTGGTGGCGGTAAACCTGTATCCCTTCCGGGAGACGATAGCCAATCCCGGAGTATCCTTTGAAGAAGCTGTTGAAAACATAGACATCGGCGGCCCGGCTATGGTGAGGGCAGCAGCAAAAAATCATAAGTATGTCTTAGTGGTTGTAAATCCCGGCAGCTATACCGAGGTTCTTGACGCTTTAAAAGCCGGAGACATTACTGATAATCTACGGCGTAAACTGGCCCGTGAGGCTTTCGCCCACACAGCTGCCTATGATGCTGCTATAACGGCTTATTTCAAGAAAATTTCCGGCGAGGAAGAGATATTTGCACAAAATCTGAATATTTCCGCTGACCTTGTGCAAACGCTGCGCTACGGGGAGAATCCTCACCAGCAGGCTGCTTTTTACCGGGATCCCCGGGTAAACGGGCCGTGTGTGGGGAATGCTGAGCAGATGCATGGGAAGGCCTTATCCTATAATAATATTTTAGATACTAATGCAGCATTGGAACTGGTGCGGGAATTCAGCGAGCCGGCTGCGGTAATTATTAAGCATAATAACCCGTGTGGGGCAGCCTGTGCCGGTGAATTGGCGGACGCCTATAAAAAGGCTTTCGAGGGAGATCCGGTATCAGCCTTCGGCGGTATTGCAGCTTTGAACCGTCCGGTTGACGCTGCAGTAGCGGAGGAAATGAGTAAAACCTTTTTAGAGGTAGTGGCTGCTCCGGATTTCACTCCCGAGGCCCTGGAGATTTTAACAAAAAAAGAAGCCATCAGACTTTTAAAAACCGGTGCCCTTGACCGGCAGACTAATGACCGGCTGGAGATTCGTAAAGTAAACGGCGGCTTTTTACTGCAGGAGTCAGACCGGCAGGTTCTTAATTTGGAAGAATTAAAAACAGTAACCCGGAAGCAGGTTTCAGAAGAAGAATTGGCTGAGTTAACTTTTGCCATGACGATTGTTAAGCATGTTAAATCAAATGCTATTGTGGTAACCAAAGGCCGGCAGCTTCTCGGTGTGGGCGCAGGACAAATGAGCCGTATAAATTCAACCCGGATTGCCTTGGAGCAGGCCGGTGAAAAAGCCCGTGGTGCTGTACTGGCTTCAGATGCCTTTTTCCCGTTCAGGGATACCCTGGATGAGGCAGCCAAAGCGGGTATTTCCGCAGTTATTCAGCCCGGTGGCTCTGTGCGGGATGAAGAATCTATAGCGGCTGCCGATGAACATGGGATAGCTATGGTGTTTACCGGTATGCGGCACTTTAAACATTAG
- a CDS encoding NCS2 family permease, with translation MLEKIFKLKQYNTNVRTEVIAGLTTFMTMAYILFLNPNILAGAGMDKDAVFFATAVAAGIVTIAMGLFVNFPIALAPGMGLNAYFASVAAQGVGIPWQTALGAVFISGVIFIILTITRVRQILVEAIPNSLKRATIVGIGLFITILGVKMSEIMVIKVGPVIPPTLEGLRGGGIPTLNYFEWNTSMGSFENPATLLALIGLIISGILMAKRVKGALLIGIIATTLIGIPMGVTQIPEQFNLFALPDFGNLAVGSLDIMGAVEMGIWTAIFTFTFVELFDTFGTLVGTAGKAGLLDKNGQSPRIGKAMMVDAFGVSFGALMGTSTVTAYIESTAGVGEGGRTGLTAVTTGILFLLALVLAPVAGLIPGAATAPALIIVGLLMIQAIGEIDFNDFTEGLPAFLTIVLMPFTGSIANGIAAGIVFYTLLKAVAGRFKEVHWLMYILFILVVARFLFLAE, from the coding sequence ATGTTGGAAAAGATTTTTAAACTTAAGCAATATAATACCAATGTTCGTACAGAAGTAATTGCCGGACTAACTACATTTATGACTATGGCCTACATATTGTTTTTGAATCCCAATATCCTTGCCGGGGCGGGTATGGATAAGGATGCAGTTTTTTTTGCCACTGCCGTAGCGGCCGGAATCGTTACTATTGCTATGGGTTTGTTTGTTAATTTTCCCATTGCCCTGGCCCCCGGCATGGGATTAAATGCCTATTTTGCTTCAGTGGCCGCGCAGGGTGTCGGTATCCCCTGGCAGACAGCTCTGGGTGCAGTTTTTATTTCCGGAGTCATATTTATTATTTTAACTATAACCCGGGTTCGCCAGATACTGGTGGAGGCTATACCCAATTCATTAAAAAGGGCGACTATTGTAGGTATCGGTCTTTTTATCACCATTTTAGGAGTTAAAATGTCTGAGATTATGGTAATAAAAGTCGGGCCGGTAATTCCTCCTACATTGGAAGGCCTCCGGGGCGGGGGTATTCCTACTTTGAACTATTTTGAATGGAACACTTCCATGGGGAGCTTTGAAAACCCTGCGACACTGCTGGCTCTGATTGGATTAATAATTTCAGGAATATTGATGGCAAAGCGGGTTAAGGGCGCCCTTCTAATTGGCATCATTGCCACTACTTTGATTGGTATTCCCATGGGGGTTACCCAAATACCGGAACAATTCAATCTTTTTGCTTTACCCGATTTCGGTAACCTGGCTGTGGGTAGTTTGGATATCATGGGTGCTGTTGAGATGGGAATCTGGACCGCTATTTTTACCTTTACCTTTGTTGAACTTTTTGATACCTTTGGTACTCTGGTTGGTACTGCGGGCAAGGCCGGGCTGCTGGATAAGAACGGTCAGTCTCCACGTATCGGTAAAGCTATGATGGTGGATGCTTTCGGAGTTTCCTTCGGTGCCCTTATGGGTACCAGTACGGTTACCGCATACATAGAAAGTACCGCCGGTGTCGGAGAAGGTGGCCGCACCGGGTTAACTGCAGTTACTACAGGTATACTGTTCCTTTTGGCACTGGTTTTGGCTCCTGTTGCCGGCCTGATTCCCGGTGCTGCTACAGCCCCGGCTCTGATAATTGTCGGACTCCTTATGATCCAGGCCATCGGGGAAATAGATTTTAACGATTTTACCGAAGGGCTCCCGGCTTTCCTTACCATAGTTCTAATGCCCTTTACCGGAAGTATTGCCAACGGCATTGCCGCCGGAATAGTATTCTATACCTTGTTAAAAGCAGTAGCCGGCCGGTTTAAAGAAGTACACTGGCTGATGTATATTTTGTTTATCCTGGTTGTAGCCCGCTTCCTGTTTCTGGCAGAATAG
- the purD gene encoding phosphoribosylamine--glycine ligase: protein MKVLVVGGGGREHALVRKLSQSPRVKQIFCAPGNAGIAADATCINIKAEDINGLLEFARKEQIDLTVVGPEAPLTEGIVDIFREAGLKIFGPTARAAAIEGSKVLSKEIMRKHGIPTARYSSFNEPAGAYEYIKEIGVPCVVKADGLAAGKGVIVAYDEETARAAVREIMENKAFGRAGEQIIIEEFLQGEEVSILAFTDGKTIVPMVPSQDHKQVFDGDQGPNTGGMGAYAPAPVCTPEIYQYSLENILKPTVEAMAKEGRPYQGVLYAGLMVTAEGPKVLEYNARFGDPETQPVLMLLETDLVEIIEAIIENRLEQLEIKWKNRAAVCVILASGGYPGSYEKGKIITGLDDVPEDVVVFHAGTARKDDQIVTSGGRVLGVAAESEDIAGAIEKAYAAVRKIGFEGMHYRKDIGRKAIS from the coding sequence ATGAAAGTTTTAGTTGTCGGTGGCGGTGGACGTGAACATGCCCTGGTCCGGAAGCTTTCGCAAAGCCCACGGGTGAAGCAAATATTTTGTGCCCCCGGAAACGCCGGGATTGCCGCTGACGCCACCTGTATAAATATCAAAGCGGAGGATATAAACGGCCTGTTGGAGTTTGCCCGTAAGGAGCAAATTGACTTGACCGTTGTTGGTCCCGAGGCACCTTTAACGGAGGGCATTGTGGACATTTTCCGGGAGGCCGGTTTAAAAATATTCGGGCCCACAGCCCGGGCGGCTGCCATTGAGGGCAGTAAGGTATTATCAAAAGAAATTATGCGCAAACATGGTATTCCCACGGCCCGCTACAGTTCCTTTAATGAGCCGGCCGGGGCTTATGAATACATAAAGGAGATCGGTGTACCCTGTGTGGTTAAGGCAGACGGGCTGGCAGCCGGAAAGGGTGTTATAGTGGCTTATGATGAGGAAACTGCCAGGGCTGCGGTACGTGAGATTATGGAAAATAAAGCCTTTGGCCGGGCCGGGGAGCAAATTATTATTGAGGAATTCCTGCAGGGTGAGGAAGTGAGCATCCTGGCTTTTACCGATGGGAAGACAATTGTCCCCATGGTACCTTCGCAGGACCACAAGCAGGTCTTTGACGGTGATCAAGGCCCCAATACCGGAGGTATGGGCGCCTATGCTCCGGCTCCGGTCTGTACTCCGGAAATTTACCAGTATTCTTTGGAGAATATTCTTAAGCCTACGGTGGAGGCAATGGCTAAAGAGGGCCGCCCTTATCAGGGTGTACTTTATGCCGGTTTGATGGTTACAGCCGAAGGACCCAAAGTGCTGGAATATAATGCCCGCTTTGGCGACCCGGAAACCCAACCGGTCTTAATGCTGCTGGAAACGGATCTGGTTGAGATTATCGAAGCAATCATTGAAAATCGTCTTGAACAGTTAGAAATTAAGTGGAAAAACCGTGCGGCGGTATGTGTAATCCTCGCCTCCGGCGGTTATCCCGGCAGCTATGAGAAAGGTAAAATAATTACGGGATTGGATGATGTGCCGGAAGACGTAGTAGTCTTTCATGCCGGGACGGCCCGAAAAGATGATCAAATTGTAACTTCCGGCGGGCGGGTGCTGGGAGTTGCAGCAGAGTCGGAGGACATAGCCGGGGCTATAGAAAAAGCCTATGCTGCTGTAAGAAAAATAGGGTTTGAAGGAATGCATTATCGTAAAGATATCGGCCGTAAGGCCATAAGCTAG
- the purC gene encoding phosphoribosylaminoimidazolesuccinocarboxamide synthase gives MQKLEMLYEGKAKKVYRTDNPECFWVEFKDNATAFNGAKRGTIDHKGVLNNRISAYFFRLLAEKGVSSHFVSLKGDRDMVVKALKIIMLEVVVRNIAAGSLAKRIGFPEGTLLEKPVVEFYYKNDALNDPLVNDDHIKVLKLATTEQLAQMHQTALQVNRILLEHLAGKEIDLIDFKLEFGLHNGKLLLGDEISPDTCRFWDKKTGEKLDKDRFRRDMGNVEEAYREIYRRLTGKNFEE, from the coding sequence ATGCAAAAGCTGGAGATGCTTTATGAGGGTAAAGCTAAGAAAGTGTACAGGACGGACAACCCGGAATGTTTTTGGGTAGAGTTTAAAGACAATGCTACCGCTTTTAATGGTGCTAAGAGGGGAACTATTGATCACAAAGGAGTGTTGAATAACCGGATTTCTGCTTATTTCTTCAGATTGCTGGCCGAAAAAGGTGTCTCAAGCCACTTTGTCAGTTTAAAAGGCGATAGAGATATGGTTGTAAAGGCACTTAAAATTATCATGTTGGAAGTTGTAGTGCGCAATATAGCTGCCGGCAGTTTGGCTAAGCGGATTGGTTTTCCCGAAGGCACACTGCTGGAAAAACCGGTGGTGGAATTCTACTACAAAAACGATGCTCTAAATGACCCGCTGGTTAATGATGACCATATCAAAGTTTTAAAACTGGCCACTACGGAACAGCTGGCCCAAATGCACCAAACCGCGCTGCAGGTAAACCGGATCCTGCTCGAACACCTGGCCGGTAAAGAAATAGATCTGATCGACTTCAAGCTTGAGTTCGGCCTGCACAACGGCAAACTCCTTCTGGGTGACGAAATATCTCCCGACACCTGCCGTTTTTGGGATAAAAAAACCGGCGAAAAACTGGACAAAGATCGTTTCCGCAGGGACATGGGTAATGTAGAAGAGGCTTACCGGGAAATTTACAGGAGGCTGACCGGCAAAAATTTCGAGGAGTAA
- the purN gene encoding phosphoribosylglycinamide formyltransferase: MTKLRLGVLASGRGSNLQSIIDACSVGNLPAEVAVVISDYGEAYALKRAQLSHIPAVFVDPNTFGSREDYDTAVVEVLQTYDVELVCLAGYMRLVSRKMLAAYPNKILNIHPALLPSFPGLHAQRQALEYGVKFSGCTVHFVDEGTDTGPIILQAAVPVLEGDTEDSLAARILEQEHRLYPEAIRLYALGKLVLNGRKVSVIK; the protein is encoded by the coding sequence ATGACCAAACTGCGCCTGGGAGTACTGGCTTCGGGCCGGGGTTCTAACCTGCAATCCATTATAGACGCCTGCAGTGTCGGTAATCTTCCGGCGGAAGTAGCTGTGGTGATTAGTGATTACGGTGAAGCCTACGCTTTAAAGAGGGCCCAGTTATCCCATATTCCGGCAGTTTTTGTTGACCCGAACACTTTTGGGAGCAGGGAAGATTATGATACAGCGGTAGTGGAGGTATTGCAAACCTATGATGTTGAATTAGTCTGTCTGGCCGGGTATATGCGGCTGGTGAGCAGAAAAATGCTGGCCGCTTACCCGAACAAAATATTGAATATCCACCCGGCGCTTTTGCCTTCATTTCCCGGCCTGCACGCTCAACGGCAGGCTTTGGAGTACGGTGTTAAATTCAGCGGCTGTACCGTTCATTTTGTAGATGAGGGAACGGATACCGGCCCGATAATTCTTCAGGCTGCAGTTCCGGTACTGGAGGGTGATACGGAAGACAGCCTGGCGGCAAGGATTTTAGAGCAGGAACACCGCCTGTATCCTGAGGCTATACGGCTGTATGCTTTGGGTAAACTGGTGTTGAACGGAAGGAAAGTGAGTGTTATTAAGTGA
- the purF gene encoding amidophosphoribosyltransferase produces MAGHKNEKALNDILLSDKPKEECGVFGIYGRGLDVARLTYYGLYALQHRGQESAGIAVADGTGVQLQKGMGLVPEVFDAEKLEKFRGHIAIGHVRYSTTGSSLPINAQPLVFRYVQGMLGLAHNGNLTNVSELRNQLFSTGSVFQSTTDSEVVVNLIARYYQNSLEEAVMKCMIDLKGAYSLVIITEDKLMAVRDPYGIRPLCLGRLGEAWVVASESCALDIIGAELVRDVEPGEIIMIDENGLKSMQLLPQRRKAHCIFEYIYLARPDSIMEGFHVNKVRREMGRQLAREYPVEADLVIPVPDSGTAAARGYAEESGIPFEEGLMKNRYIGRTFIQPTQDMRDLGVRLKLNPVREVLAGKRVVMVDDSLVRGTTAARIVTMLRNCGVKEAHLCLSSPPITRSCYYGIDTSNESELIAARKQIEEIRQSINADGLHYLSVEGLLEIFGERRNDFCTACFSGDYPVEIPQKTFKMGLE; encoded by the coding sequence ATGGCGGGCCACAAAAATGAAAAGGCATTAAATGACATACTGCTTTCTGATAAGCCTAAAGAAGAATGTGGTGTATTCGGTATCTACGGCAGGGGCCTGGATGTGGCCCGGCTAACATACTATGGTTTGTACGCTCTGCAGCACCGGGGCCAGGAAAGTGCGGGTATTGCCGTAGCCGACGGTACCGGTGTACAGCTGCAGAAAGGCATGGGACTTGTACCCGAAGTATTTGATGCGGAAAAACTGGAAAAATTTAGAGGTCATATTGCTATCGGGCATGTTCGGTATTCTACCACCGGCTCAAGTTTACCTATTAACGCCCAGCCGCTGGTTTTTCGCTATGTTCAGGGTATGCTGGGACTGGCCCACAATGGAAACTTGACCAATGTCTCAGAACTGCGCAACCAGCTGTTTTCCACGGGCTCGGTTTTTCAATCCACTACAGACAGTGAAGTAGTTGTCAACTTAATTGCCCGGTATTATCAAAACAGTCTGGAAGAGGCTGTTATGAAATGCATGATCGACCTGAAGGGTGCCTATTCACTGGTTATAATAACTGAAGATAAACTTATGGCTGTGCGGGATCCTTATGGTATTCGCCCCCTGTGCCTCGGGCGCCTGGGTGAGGCCTGGGTCGTGGCCTCAGAGTCCTGTGCCCTGGATATCATTGGTGCGGAACTTGTTCGGGATGTAGAGCCCGGTGAAATTATTATGATTGATGAAAACGGTCTTAAATCTATGCAGCTGCTGCCCCAGCGGAGAAAGGCTCACTGCATATTTGAATATATTTATCTTGCCCGCCCCGACAGCATTATGGAAGGGTTTCATGTAAATAAAGTGCGGCGGGAAATGGGGCGCCAGCTGGCCCGGGAATACCCGGTGGAGGCTGATCTGGTGATACCGGTTCCCGACTCCGGGACAGCCGCGGCCCGCGGCTACGCCGAGGAATCCGGAATACCTTTTGAAGAGGGCCTGATGAAAAACCGTTATATCGGTCGTACCTTTATTCAGCCCACCCAGGATATGCGGGATCTGGGTGTCAGGCTTAAGCTTAACCCTGTTCGTGAGGTTCTGGCAGGTAAGCGGGTTGTGATGGTGGATGATTCTTTGGTACGTGGGACAACCGCTGCCAGAATTGTAACAATGCTGCGGAATTGCGGGGTTAAAGAAGCCCACCTGTGTCTGAGCTCCCCGCCGATTACACGCTCCTGCTACTATGGTATTGATACGTCCAATGAAAGTGAACTTATTGCCGCCAGAAAGCAGATTGAAGAAATCAGACAGTCCATCAATGCAGACGGGCTGCACTACTTAAGTGTAGAAGGATTGTTGGAGATATTTGGTGAGCGTAGAAATGACTTCTGTACCGCTTGCTTTAGCGGTGACTATCCGGTGGAGATACCCCAAAAGACGTTTAAAATGGGGTTAGAGTAA
- the purB gene encoding adenylosuccinate lyase, whose translation MIERYTLPEMKRIWAQENKFRRWLDVEIYACEALNEMGVIPDDALQQIKERANFTVERILEIEEVTNHDVIAFLTCVGEYVGEASKYIHFGLTSSDVVDTALSALIKEAGEQILGRLERLHAVLIEKAKEHRNTLMIGRTHGIHAEPMTFGLKMLLWAAETERNIERMKTAIKTVSVGKISGAVGTYANIDPGVEAHVCKRLGLTPAKVSTQIIQRDRHAEFMTTLAVIASSLEKFATEIRSLQRTDILEAEEYFSKGQKGSSAMPHKRNPIVTERISGMARLVRGNALAAMENVTLWHERDISHSSVERVIIPDSTTTVDYMLHKFINIMENLLVYPENMLRNLERTHGLIFSQRVLLALVDKGLSRERAYELVQRNAMPSWRTGEPFQELLNKDEEITSVMTKEEIAELFDYQYHLQKIDEIYSRFGL comes from the coding sequence ATGATTGAGCGTTACACCCTACCTGAAATGAAACGTATCTGGGCACAGGAAAATAAATTCAGAAGATGGCTGGATGTAGAGATATATGCCTGTGAGGCCCTAAACGAAATGGGAGTTATCCCGGATGATGCCCTGCAGCAAATTAAAGAACGGGCCAATTTTACGGTGGAGCGGATTTTAGAAATAGAAGAAGTAACAAACCATGACGTAATTGCCTTTTTAACCTGTGTAGGTGAATATGTGGGGGAGGCTTCCAAGTACATTCATTTTGGTTTAACCTCATCAGATGTTGTTGATACAGCACTGTCCGCTCTGATTAAAGAAGCGGGAGAACAAATACTGGGCCGCCTGGAACGCCTGCATGCAGTATTAATTGAAAAGGCCAAGGAGCATCGAAATACCCTGATGATTGGCCGTACCCACGGTATTCACGCTGAGCCGATGACTTTTGGTCTTAAAATGTTATTATGGGCTGCCGAAACCGAGCGCAACATTGAACGAATGAAAACTGCAATTAAGACTGTTAGTGTAGGTAAGATTTCCGGTGCCGTAGGTACCTACGCCAATATTGATCCCGGGGTTGAAGCTCATGTTTGTAAACGGCTCGGTTTGACACCGGCCAAGGTGTCCACCCAAATTATTCAGAGGGATCGCCATGCTGAATTCATGACCACTCTGGCTGTTATTGCCAGTTCCCTGGAGAAGTTTGCCACTGAAATACGCAGTCTTCAGCGTACAGATATCCTGGAAGCGGAGGAATATTTCAGCAAGGGGCAAAAAGGTTCTTCCGCTATGCCCCATAAACGTAATCCCATTGTTACCGAACGCATTTCCGGCATGGCCCGCCTGGTTCGCGGTAACGCACTTGCTGCAATGGAAAACGTAACATTATGGCATGAGCGGGACATTTCCCACTCTTCTGTTGAAAGGGTTATCATTCCTGACAGTACTACTACAGTAGACTATATGCTGCACAAATTTATCAACATTATGGAAAACCTGCTGGTATACCCGGAAAATATGCTGCGCAACCTGGAACGTACACACGGTTTAATCTTTTCCCAAAGAGTTCTTCTGGCTCTGGTAGATAAGGGTCTAAGCCGTGAGCGGGCCTACGAGCTGGTACAGCGCAACGCCATGCCGTCCTGGCGAACAGGTGAACCCTTTCAGGAACTGCTCAATAAGGATGAAGAAATTACAAGCGTTATGACTAAAGAGGAAATCGCCGAACTCTTTGACTATCAGTACCACTTGCAAAAAATTGACGAAATATACAGCCGCTTCGGGCTCTGA